One Deinococcus seoulensis DNA window includes the following coding sequences:
- a CDS encoding VF530 family protein has translation MVDPEDKTASAEAPAAPSTVTRSPSADPMHGVTLAMIVERLHEAYGWDELARMVPIRCFQFDPSVQSSLKFLRRTPWARAKVEALYRDLVTT, from the coding sequence ATGGTTGACCCAGAAGACAAGACGGCGTCGGCTGAGGCCCCTGCGGCTCCATCGACCGTCACCCGCTCACCCTCTGCCGATCCCATGCACGGCGTGACGCTCGCCATGATCGTCGAGCGGCTGCACGAGGCGTACGGCTGGGACGAACTGGCCCGCATGGTTCCCATCCGCTGCTTTCAGTTCGATCCGAGCGTCCAGAGCAGCCTGAAGTTCCTGCGGCGCACGCCGTGGGCGCGGGCGAAGGTCGAGGCGCTGTACCGCGACCTCGTGACCACCTGA
- a CDS encoding nucleotide exchange factor GrpE, giving the protein MFRKRGPKMTDDQHKHAPEATEPDRTKTVSEDGLDIPDTETDNMQEDLETEFPGLDGMDEGMLGQVQEMMATLERAGELEKENADLKGRLARLAADFENYRRRTQEDVAAAQGQGISKAAEALMPVYDDMDRAVTMGAADPAKLIPGMQAVQGKILSVFAGLGLEVTGKEGEAFDPQWHEALQVVPGDEDDVIVQVYQLGFRMGDRLVRPARVVVSRKD; this is encoded by the coding sequence ATGTTCCGAAAGCGAGGCCCCAAGATGACCGACGACCAGCACAAACACGCCCCCGAGGCCACCGAACCCGACCGCACGAAAACCGTCAGCGAGGACGGCCTGGACATCCCAGACACCGAAACCGACAACATGCAGGAAGACCTGGAAACCGAGTTCCCCGGCCTGGACGGCATGGACGAGGGCATGCTGGGGCAGGTGCAGGAGATGATGGCGACGCTGGAACGTGCAGGCGAGCTGGAGAAGGAGAACGCCGACCTGAAGGGCCGACTGGCCCGGCTGGCCGCCGACTTCGAGAACTACCGCCGCCGCACCCAGGAGGACGTGGCCGCCGCGCAGGGCCAGGGCATAAGCAAGGCCGCCGAGGCGCTGATGCCCGTGTACGACGACATGGACCGCGCCGTGACCATGGGCGCCGCCGACCCCGCCAAACTGATTCCCGGCATGCAGGCCGTGCAGGGCAAGATCCTGAGCGTGTTCGCGGGCCTGGGCCTGGAAGTGACCGGGAAGGAAGGCGAGGCCTTCGACCCGCAGTGGCACGAGGCGCTGCAGGTCGTGCCGGGCGACGAGGACGACGTGATCGTGCAGGTGTACCAGCTGGGCTTCCGCATGGGCGACCGCCTCGTGCGCCCCGCCCGCGTCGTCGTGAGCCGGAAGGACTGA
- the dnaK gene encoding molecular chaperone DnaK, whose product MPKAVGIDLGTTNSVISVMEGGRPEVIVNAEGARTTPSVVAYKGDERLVGQIARRQAALNPAATLFEVKRFIGRRWDEIKDEAGRSPFTVKEGPGGSVRIEVNGQDLAPEQVSAEVLRKLVNDASAKLGEKIRDVVITVPAYFDNSQREATKQAGEIAGLNVLRVINEPTAAALAYGLERKGNETVLVFDLGGGTFDVTILELGDGVFEVKSTSGDTHLGGADFDQRIVDWLATEFQKDNSFDLRKDKQALQRLIEAAEKAKIELSNATETSISLPFITFDPETRTPMHLERTLSRAKFEEITADLLRRVRKPVEQALADAKLDASKIDEVILVGGSTRIPAVKRIVQELIGKTPNESVNPDEAVALGAAVQAGIIQGDSSLGDIVLVDVTPLTLGVEVKGGMIAPMITRNTTVPAKKTEIYTTAENNQPGVEINVLQGERPMANDNKSLGRFKLEGIPPMRAGQPQIEVTFDIDANGILHVTAKEKTSGKEASIRIENTTTLDKGDVERMVQEAEQNAAADKLRREKVEKRNNLDSLRVQALGQIEENEGAAADAKDKLKAAADEAEEAVRSDDDARIDTAQKALEEELRAFMTAAQGQGQAQGDDTVNLGKDKQDDDVIDADFKPAE is encoded by the coding sequence ATGCCCAAAGCAGTCGGAATCGACCTTGGTACCACCAACTCTGTTATCTCCGTCATGGAAGGCGGCCGCCCCGAAGTCATCGTGAACGCCGAGGGCGCGCGCACCACGCCCAGCGTCGTCGCGTACAAGGGCGACGAGCGCCTCGTGGGCCAGATCGCGCGCCGTCAGGCCGCGCTGAACCCCGCCGCCACGCTGTTCGAGGTCAAGCGCTTCATCGGCCGCCGCTGGGACGAGATCAAGGACGAGGCGGGCCGCAGCCCCTTCACCGTCAAGGAAGGCCCCGGCGGCAGCGTTCGCATCGAGGTGAACGGCCAGGACCTCGCGCCCGAGCAGGTCAGCGCCGAGGTGCTGCGTAAACTCGTGAACGACGCCAGCGCCAAACTGGGCGAGAAGATCAGGGACGTGGTCATCACGGTGCCCGCGTACTTCGACAACAGCCAGCGCGAGGCCACCAAGCAGGCCGGTGAGATCGCGGGCCTGAACGTGCTGCGCGTCATCAACGAACCCACCGCCGCCGCGCTCGCCTACGGCCTGGAACGCAAGGGGAACGAGACCGTGCTGGTCTTCGACCTGGGGGGCGGCACCTTCGACGTGACCATTCTCGAACTGGGCGACGGCGTGTTCGAAGTGAAATCCACCAGCGGCGACACCCACCTGGGCGGCGCGGACTTCGACCAGCGCATCGTGGACTGGCTGGCCACCGAGTTCCAGAAGGACAACAGCTTCGACCTGCGCAAGGACAAGCAGGCCCTGCAGCGCCTGATCGAAGCGGCCGAGAAGGCCAAGATCGAACTGAGCAACGCGACCGAAACCTCGATCAGCCTGCCGTTCATCACCTTCGACCCGGAAACCCGCACCCCCATGCACCTGGAACGCACCCTGAGCCGCGCCAAGTTCGAGGAGATCACGGCCGACCTGCTGCGCCGCGTGCGTAAGCCGGTCGAGCAGGCCCTTGCCGACGCGAAACTGGACGCCAGCAAGATCGACGAAGTGATCCTGGTGGGCGGCAGCACCCGCATCCCGGCCGTCAAGCGCATCGTGCAGGAACTGATCGGCAAGACCCCCAACGAGAGCGTGAACCCCGACGAGGCCGTCGCGCTGGGCGCCGCCGTGCAGGCCGGGATCATCCAGGGCGACTCCAGCCTGGGCGATATCGTGCTGGTGGACGTGACCCCGCTGACGCTGGGCGTGGAAGTCAAGGGCGGCATGATCGCGCCGATGATCACCCGCAACACCACGGTGCCCGCCAAGAAGACCGAGATCTACACCACTGCCGAGAACAACCAGCCCGGCGTGGAGATCAACGTCCTGCAGGGTGAACGCCCCATGGCGAACGACAACAAGTCCCTGGGCCGCTTCAAACTGGAAGGCATTCCGCCTATGCGCGCCGGTCAGCCGCAGATCGAGGTGACCTTCGACATCGACGCGAACGGCATCCTGCACGTGACCGCCAAGGAGAAGACCAGCGGCAAGGAAGCCAGCATCCGCATCGAGAACACCACCACCCTCGACAAGGGCGACGTGGAACGCATGGTGCAGGAAGCCGAGCAGAACGCCGCCGCCGACAAACTGCGCCGCGAGAAGGTCGAGAAGCGCAACAACCTCGACTCGCTGCGCGTGCAGGCCCTCGGCCAGATCGAGGAGAACGAGGGCGCCGCCGCCGACGCCAAGGACAAACTGAAGGCCGCCGCCGACGAGGCCGAGGAAGCGGTGCGCAGTGACGACGACGCCCGCATCGACACCGCCCAGAAAGCCCTGGAAGAGGAACTCCGCGCCTTCATGACCGCCGCGCAGGGCCAGGGTCAGGCGCAGGGCGACGACACCGTCAACCTGGGCAAGGACAAGCAGGACGACGACGTGATCGACGCGGACTTCAAACCCGCCGAGTAA
- the ubiE gene encoding bifunctional demethylmenaquinone methyltransferase/2-methoxy-6-polyprenyl-1,4-benzoquinol methylase UbiE: MTNRPPVGDKQDKGKDVQAMFASIAPRYDLLNRVLSLGVDRGWRRAAAQEALALKPARVLDVATGTADFALELKTRAPQAEVIGSDFVPQMLAIGREKAAARHIDIRLEEGDALNLPYPDGSFDSITCAFGFRNFADYACGLAEFHRVLAPGGRAVILEFPPPRPGLLGSLFRVYFQHVLPRIGGLISGNAGAYTYLPESVLAFPEPERLAQLMRATGFRTRYRLLTFGIAAIHVGDRL, from the coding sequence ATGACGAACCGGCCGCCGGTGGGCGACAAGCAGGACAAGGGCAAGGACGTGCAGGCCATGTTCGCCAGCATCGCGCCCCGTTACGACCTTCTGAACCGCGTGCTGAGCCTCGGCGTGGACCGGGGCTGGCGCCGGGCGGCGGCGCAGGAGGCGCTGGCCCTGAAGCCGGCGCGGGTGCTGGACGTGGCGACCGGCACGGCGGATTTCGCGCTGGAACTCAAGACCCGCGCCCCGCAGGCCGAGGTGATCGGCAGTGATTTCGTGCCGCAGATGCTCGCCATCGGCCGTGAGAAGGCCGCCGCGCGGCACATCGACATCCGCCTGGAGGAAGGGGACGCGCTGAACCTGCCGTACCCGGACGGGAGTTTCGACTCGATCACCTGCGCGTTCGGGTTCCGGAACTTCGCGGATTACGCGTGCGGCCTCGCGGAGTTCCACCGGGTGCTGGCGCCGGGTGGGCGGGCCGTGATCCTGGAGTTCCCGCCACCACGGCCGGGTCTGTTGGGCAGCCTCTTCCGGGTGTACTTCCAGCATGTGCTGCCACGCATCGGCGGGCTGATCAGCGGGAACGCGGGCGCGTACACGTACCTGCCCGAGAGTGTGCTGGCCTTCCCGGAACCCGAGCGGCTGGCGCAACTCATGCGCGCCACGGGCTTCCGCACCCGCTACCGCCTGCTGACCTTCGGCATCGCGGCCATTCATGTGGGGGACAGGCTGTAG
- a CDS encoding BioF/Kbl family PLP-dependent acyltransferase, which produces MSTSLSDRLTAELSGLRESGLLIHPRVLDSASRARTRVDGREVVNLASNNYLGFADHPALKARAAEYLDRWGVGAGAVRTIAGTLRIHEEFESQLAAFKHTGSALVLHSGFTTNQGVLGALLRDGDLVVSDELNHASIIDGLRLTKATKKVYRHADPDDLERLLKEHDTGGLKLVVTDGVFSMDGDVAPLDRLVEVARRYGAVTYVDDAHGSGVMGEAGRGTVHHFGFEYADDVIQVGTLSKAWGGVGGYAAGHGDLRELLINRARPYLFSTAQAPATVGALSAALDEVQRDPTLMARLWDNTRYFKAELQGLGFDTFGSTTPITPVIFGEAPAAFEASRLLFDRGVFAVGLGFPTVPRGLARIRNIVTAEHTRDDLDHALQAYAEVGRTLGIIS; this is translated from the coding sequence ATGTCCACCTCCCTGTCCGACCGTCTGACCGCCGAACTGTCCGGCCTGCGCGAGAGCGGGCTGCTGATTCACCCGCGCGTGCTGGACAGCGCCAGCCGCGCCCGCACCCGCGTGGACGGCCGCGAGGTCGTGAACCTCGCCAGCAACAACTACCTGGGCTTCGCGGACCACCCGGCCCTGAAAGCGCGGGCCGCCGAGTACCTGGACCGCTGGGGCGTGGGCGCGGGCGCCGTGCGCACGATTGCCGGAACGCTGCGCATCCATGAGGAATTTGAGTCTCAACTGGCAGCGTTCAAGCACACGGGCAGCGCGCTGGTGCTGCACAGCGGCTTCACGACCAACCAGGGCGTGCTGGGCGCGCTGCTGCGCGACGGCGATCTGGTCGTCAGCGACGAACTGAACCACGCCAGCATCATCGACGGACTGCGCCTGACCAAGGCCACCAAGAAGGTGTACAGACACGCCGACCCCGACGATCTGGAACGCCTGCTGAAGGAACACGACACCGGCGGCCTGAAACTCGTCGTGACGGACGGCGTGTTCTCCATGGACGGCGACGTGGCCCCCCTGGACCGACTGGTCGAAGTCGCCCGCCGCTACGGCGCGGTCACGTACGTGGACGACGCGCACGGCAGCGGCGTGATGGGCGAGGCCGGGCGCGGCACCGTGCATCACTTCGGCTTCGAGTACGCCGACGACGTGATTCAGGTCGGGACGCTCAGCAAGGCGTGGGGCGGCGTGGGCGGCTACGCGGCCGGGCACGGCGACCTGCGCGAGTTGCTGATCAACCGCGCCCGCCCGTACCTGTTCAGCACCGCGCAGGCCCCCGCCACGGTCGGCGCGCTGAGTGCCGCGCTCGACGAGGTGCAGCGCGACCCCACCCTGATGGCGCGCCTGTGGGACAACACCCGCTACTTCAAGGCAGAGTTGCAGGGCCTGGGCTTCGACACGTTCGGCAGCACCACGCCCATCACGCCCGTCATCTTCGGCGAGGCCCCCGCCGCGTTCGAGGCGAGCCGCCTGCTGTTCGACCGGGGCGTGTTCGCCGTCGGACTGGGCTTCCCGACCGTGCCGCGCGGACTGGCCCGCATCCGCAACATCGTGACCGCCGAGCACACCCGTGACGACCTCGACCACGCCCTGCAGGCCTACGCCGAGGTGGGCCGCACGCTGGGCATCATCTCCTGA
- a CDS encoding MFS transporter, with translation MPPEPVPAGLQRAVLIASSLSVVVVMLNVSIVNPSLPTLGHVFGVGAHDVPWVANVYNIVFAATLLAGGLLGDRFGFRRALVWGLALGVVGAATCALAPSFPALLVGRALQGLSSAVIQPATLVLLTLAFTQPAARARAIGVWAGVSGLGIAAGPLLGGTVIDTLGWSAVFWTVAVTALGTLAFTLGRTRPLGTPRPRPIDVPGVLLAATALAGLAYGLSQGNVLGWDSAPVLGCLGLAAVTSALFLRAERRAPHPLVDLRVFRNRAFTTANVGSLLAAFGPFGLLVFITLFLQGTQGYSATRAGLVTSLFPIGVGLSSPLGGRLIARAGARGVGAAGLAVIGAGLLLVLGLHLGGSPLSLSLGLAGEFFVMGVGTGLANAALTTAAVNDVPAGQAAQASSVLSAMRQVGVALGIAAWGALVARGGEGTPGFLSGLHAGAGVIGALLLVGALGVWRGLTPRAAAP, from the coding sequence GTGCCTCCTGAACCCGTTCCGGCCGGGCTTCAGCGGGCCGTGCTGATCGCCAGTTCGCTGTCGGTGGTGGTGGTCATGCTGAACGTGTCCATCGTGAACCCGTCGCTGCCCACGCTGGGCCACGTGTTCGGGGTGGGCGCGCACGACGTGCCGTGGGTGGCGAACGTGTACAACATCGTGTTCGCCGCCACGCTGCTGGCCGGGGGGCTGCTGGGCGACCGCTTCGGGTTCCGGCGGGCGCTGGTGTGGGGCCTCGCGCTGGGCGTGGTGGGCGCCGCGACCTGCGCGCTGGCTCCCAGCTTCCCGGCGCTGCTGGTGGGGCGCGCACTTCAGGGCCTGAGTTCCGCCGTGATTCAGCCCGCCACGCTGGTCCTGCTGACCCTGGCGTTCACGCAGCCTGCCGCGCGGGCGCGGGCCATCGGCGTGTGGGCGGGCGTGTCGGGCCTGGGGATCGCCGCAGGGCCGCTGCTGGGCGGGACGGTCATCGACACGCTGGGCTGGTCGGCGGTGTTCTGGACGGTCGCCGTGACCGCGCTGGGCACGCTGGCCTTCACGCTGGGCCGCACCCGCCCGCTGGGTACGCCCCGCCCCCGGCCCATCGACGTGCCGGGCGTCCTGCTGGCCGCCACGGCCCTGGCAGGGCTTGCCTACGGTCTGTCGCAGGGCAACGTGCTGGGCTGGGACTCCGCGCCGGTGCTGGGGTGCCTGGGACTGGCCGCCGTGACCTCCGCACTGTTCCTGCGCGCCGAGCGCCGCGCCCCGCACCCGCTGGTGGACCTGCGGGTGTTCCGGAACCGGGCGTTCACGACCGCAAACGTGGGTTCGCTGCTGGCGGCGTTCGGGCCGTTCGGGTTGCTGGTGTTCATCACGCTGTTCCTGCAGGGCACGCAGGGGTACAGCGCCACGCGCGCGGGACTGGTCACGTCCCTGTTTCCCATCGGGGTGGGGCTGTCGTCGCCGCTGGGTGGGCGGCTGATCGCGCGGGCCGGGGCGCGCGGCGTCGGCGCGGCCGGACTGGCCGTGATCGGCGCGGGCCTGCTGCTGGTGCTGGGCCTGCACCTGGGCGGGTCGCCGCTGAGTCTCTCGCTGGGACTGGCCGGCGAGTTCTTCGTGATGGGGGTCGGCACGGGCCTCGCCAACGCCGCCCTGACCACCGCTGCCGTGAATGACGTGCCCGCCGGGCAGGCCGCGCAGGCGTCCAGTGTCCTGAGTGCCATGCGGCAGGTGGGCGTGGCGCTGGGCATCGCCGCGTGGGGGGCGCTGGTGGCGCGCGGCGGCGAGGGCACACCCGGTTTCCTGAGCGGCCTGCACGCCGGGGCGGGCGTGATCGGGGCGCTGCTGCTGGTCGGTGCGCTCGGCGTGTGGCGGGGCCTGACCCCGCGCGCCGCCGCCCCTTGA
- the lpdA gene encoding dihydrolipoyl dehydrogenase: MTKSYDYDVLVIGAGPGGYHAAIRAAQLGLKVACAERDSVGGVCLNVGCIPTKALLHAGEQIAAARHAADFGLTFGEQKLDIAKLNGWKDGIVRKLTGGVGSLFKANKVTHLIGQASFIDEHTVQVGDKTYTAANFIIATGSEPAKLPGLEVDQQGIVDSTGALVMPDPVPARMLCIGGGVIGFEFAHVYNNMGSKVKVIEFMPNVIPGADADAVKEFTKIMKKQGIEIAVQTKANRAEKKADGIHVELEDVKTGEKTTEVFDRVLVAVGRRPRTDGLNAQAAGVNVTERGFIPADTRQRSNVPHIYVVGDVASNPMLAHKAMKEGLVAAEVIAGKPAEQDAVAIPGVVYTSPELAWVGLTEAEAKEKGYDVKTGVFPLSASGRAMTLQATDGFVKMVVEKDTDLLLGVHIVGPHASDLLGEAGLALEMAATASDIALTIHAHPTLGESVLEAAEAVHKQAIHIMNR, encoded by the coding sequence ATGACGAAATCCTATGACTACGACGTGCTCGTGATCGGTGCGGGCCCCGGCGGGTACCACGCCGCCATCCGCGCCGCGCAGCTGGGCCTGAAGGTCGCCTGCGCCGAACGCGACTCGGTGGGCGGCGTGTGCCTGAACGTGGGCTGCATTCCCACCAAGGCGCTGCTGCACGCCGGTGAGCAGATCGCCGCCGCGCGGCACGCCGCCGACTTCGGCCTGACCTTCGGTGAGCAGAAGCTGGACATCGCCAAGCTGAACGGCTGGAAGGACGGCATCGTCAGGAAACTCACGGGCGGTGTGGGCAGCCTGTTCAAGGCGAACAAGGTCACGCACCTGATCGGGCAGGCCAGCTTCATCGACGAGCACACCGTGCAGGTCGGCGATAAGACGTACACGGCCGCGAACTTCATCATCGCGACCGGGTCCGAGCCCGCCAAGTTGCCGGGCCTGGAAGTGGACCAGCAGGGCATCGTGGACTCCACGGGCGCGCTGGTCATGCCGGACCCGGTGCCCGCGCGGATGCTGTGCATCGGCGGCGGCGTGATCGGCTTCGAGTTCGCGCACGTGTACAACAACATGGGCAGCAAAGTGAAGGTCATCGAGTTCATGCCGAACGTGATTCCGGGCGCCGACGCCGACGCCGTCAAGGAATTCACGAAGATCATGAAGAAGCAGGGCATCGAGATCGCCGTGCAGACCAAGGCCAACCGCGCCGAGAAGAAAGCCGACGGCATTCACGTGGAACTGGAAGACGTGAAGACCGGCGAGAAAACCACCGAGGTCTTCGACCGGGTGCTGGTGGCCGTGGGCCGCCGCCCCCGCACGGACGGCCTGAACGCCCAGGCGGCCGGCGTGAACGTCACGGAGCGTGGGTTCATTCCCGCCGACACCCGCCAGCGCAGCAACGTGCCGCACATCTACGTGGTGGGCGACGTGGCCAGCAACCCCATGCTGGCGCACAAGGCCATGAAGGAAGGACTGGTGGCCGCCGAGGTCATCGCCGGGAAGCCCGCCGAGCAGGACGCCGTCGCCATTCCCGGCGTGGTGTACACCAGCCCGGAACTCGCCTGGGTGGGCCTGACCGAGGCCGAGGCGAAAGAGAAGGGGTACGACGTGAAGACCGGCGTGTTCCCCCTCTCGGCCTCGGGCCGCGCCATGACGCTGCAGGCCACGGACGGCTTCGTGAAGATGGTCGTGGAGAAGGACACGGACCTGCTGCTGGGCGTGCACATCGTCGGCCCGCACGCCAGCGACCTGCTCGGAGAGGCCGGACTGGCCCTGGAGATGGCCGCGACCGCCAGCGACATCGCCCTGACCATCCACGCGCACCCCACCCTGGGTGAGAGCGTGCTGGAGGCCGCCGAGGCCGTGCACAAGCAGGCGATTCACATCATGAACCGCTGA
- a CDS encoding metallophosphoesterase family protein, which yields MCGVRLLLLSDIHANHTALQAVLNDAAKRRYDQVIHLGDALGYGPHPREVLDALRELDAVCVLGNHDDMLLQYADGRRETKDSIVSMALMWQLARLSERDVAWVRLWRDGIDDPDVGARYRHGTPVSLDDYTDSVPAAREAFAHWQGRLGFVGHTHIPAVYATLNSPVGDWIKAQHFTDGGSYMVPPSTRVILNPGSVGQPRDGNPQASYAVFDTVRAHFEVFRVPYDIERAQEAALEAGLPQVLAARLAIGK from the coding sequence ATCTGCGGCGTGCGGCTCCTGCTGCTGTCTGACATTCACGCGAACCACACCGCCCTGCAGGCGGTCCTGAACGACGCCGCCAAACGCCGCTACGATCAGGTCATTCACCTTGGCGACGCGCTCGGCTACGGCCCGCACCCGCGCGAGGTGCTCGACGCGCTGCGCGAACTGGACGCCGTGTGCGTCCTGGGCAACCACGACGACATGCTCCTGCAGTACGCCGACGGCCGCCGCGAGACGAAGGACTCGATCGTGTCCATGGCCCTGATGTGGCAACTGGCACGCCTGTCCGAACGCGACGTGGCCTGGGTGCGCCTGTGGCGCGACGGGATCGACGACCCGGATGTGGGCGCCCGCTACCGCCACGGCACGCCCGTGAGCCTCGACGACTACACCGATTCCGTCCCGGCCGCCCGCGAGGCCTTCGCGCACTGGCAGGGCCGCCTGGGCTTCGTGGGGCACACGCACATCCCGGCCGTGTACGCCACCCTGAACTCCCCGGTCGGGGACTGGATCAAGGCGCAGCACTTCACGGACGGCGGCAGTTACATGGTGCCGCCCAGCACCCGCGTGATCCTGAACCCCGGCAGTGTCGGCCAGCCGCGCGACGGGAACCCGCAGGCCAGTTACGCGGTGTTCGACACGGTCCGCGCGCACTTCGAGGTCTTCCGCGTGCCGTACGACATCGAACGCGCCCAGGAGGCGGCGCTGGAGGCCGGGCTGCCCCAGGTACTCGCCGCGCGCCTCGCCATCGGCAAGTGA
- a CDS encoding DNA polymerase III subunit delta' translates to MHGPLLEQTGAFGGNALLLTGPARVGKLAVAWAVAAQHNCTGVKGMYGEACGACPSCRALAAGGHPDVLLVEPRATTTTGKAARRKLIPIGAVLSGRDKTREYETHVFEFLEVRPTFARRVVIVSGAEYLGPEAANALLKLVEEPPHRALFVFLAEDLRSVLPTIVSRSARLSVTPATDRAVESALTRAGHTPDPELIAFAAGRAGVLDDPQKVSAALSDARDLTDALGDGLLAALQAAEGLEKRFDPGWHPEALRFVWRTLPPHQRARADTALNALQEALEAYASPSLSFQVFALALRDALGHA, encoded by the coding sequence CTGCACGGCCCGCTGCTGGAACAGACCGGCGCGTTCGGCGGGAACGCCCTGCTGCTGACCGGCCCGGCCCGCGTGGGCAAACTGGCCGTCGCCTGGGCAGTCGCCGCGCAGCACAACTGCACCGGCGTAAAAGGCATGTACGGCGAGGCGTGCGGCGCGTGCCCCTCGTGCCGCGCCCTGGCCGCTGGGGGGCACCCGGACGTGCTGCTGGTCGAGCCGCGCGCCACCACCACGACCGGAAAGGCCGCCCGGCGCAAACTGATTCCCATCGGCGCGGTCCTCTCGGGGCGCGACAAGACCCGCGAGTACGAAACGCACGTCTTCGAATTCCTGGAGGTCCGGCCCACCTTCGCGCGGCGCGTGGTGATCGTCAGCGGCGCCGAGTACCTGGGACCGGAAGCCGCGAACGCCCTGCTGAAACTGGTCGAGGAACCCCCGCACCGGGCGCTGTTCGTGTTCCTGGCCGAGGACCTGCGTTCGGTCCTGCCGACCATCGTGAGCCGCAGCGCCCGCCTGAGCGTCACGCCCGCCACGGACCGCGCCGTCGAGAGCGCCCTGACCCGCGCCGGGCACACCCCGGACCCCGAACTGATCGCCTTCGCCGCCGGGCGGGCCGGGGTGCTGGACGACCCGCAGAAGGTCAGCGCCGCCCTGAGCGACGCCCGCGACCTCACGGACGCCCTGGGTGACGGCCTGCTGGCTGCGTTGCAGGCCGCCGAGGGCCTGGAGAAACGCTTCGATCCCGGCTGGCACCCGGAAGCGCTGCGTTTCGTGTGGCGCACCCTGCCCCCCCACCAGCGCGCCCGCGCCGACACGGCCCTGAACGCCCTTCAGGAGGCGCTGGAGGCGTACGCCAGCCCCAGCCTCAGCTTCCAGGTGTTCGCGCTGGCACTCCGGGACGCCCTCGGGCACGCCTGA
- a CDS encoding MBL fold metallo-hydrolase has product MSAPFTHGPLRVWSLPTGPIQENAVLIAGEQGQGFLIDPGDDAGRIVTMIAGSGVTVTGILLTHAHFDHIGAVQPLREQLGVPVWLHPADRDLYALGAQSAARWNLPFTQPAPPDHDITDGQTFTAGDLTLTAHHLPGHAPGHVVFRAPGVVIAGDTLFQGGIGRTDLPGGNHPQLLAGIQRQLLTLPDDTAVYPGHGPRTTVGHERRSNPFLQ; this is encoded by the coding sequence ATGAGTGCCCCCTTCACGCACGGCCCGCTTCGCGTGTGGTCGCTGCCCACCGGTCCCATTCAGGAGAACGCCGTGCTGATCGCGGGCGAACAGGGGCAGGGTTTCCTGATCGACCCCGGCGACGACGCGGGCCGCATCGTCACCATGATCGCCGGGAGTGGCGTGACCGTGACCGGCATCCTGCTGACGCACGCGCACTTCGATCACATCGGCGCGGTGCAGCCGCTGCGCGAGCAGCTGGGTGTGCCGGTGTGGCTGCACCCCGCCGACCGGGACCTGTACGCCCTGGGCGCGCAGAGTGCCGCCCGCTGGAACCTGCCGTTCACGCAGCCCGCGCCGCCCGACCACGACATCACGGACGGGCAGACCTTCACGGCGGGCGACCTGACCCTCACGGCGCACCACCTGCCGGGGCACGCGCCGGGGCACGTGGTGTTCCGCGCGCCGGGCGTGGTCATCGCCGGGGACACCCTGTTCCAGGGCGGCATCGGCCGCACCGACCTGCCCGGCGGGAACCACCCGCAGCTGCTGGCAGGCATCCAGCGGCAGCTGCTGACCCTCCCCGACGACACCGCCGTGTACCCCGGCCACGGCCCGCGCACCACGGTCGGGCACGAGCGGCGCAGCAACCCGTTCCTCCAGTGA
- a CDS encoding DUF2270 domain-containing protein, with protein MGGGPGAVAGTGLTDVSYSTNTANALIHLYRAEVGKMTAYRQRLDMTTNWSVVTTAGLASFALGDATNSHATFLFAMFMNYFFLRLEARRFRTFEIAHHRVRIMERFFYPAMLGDRVDPGWHQLLLAELSKPRSPMTRADALGWRLNRNYLWIYTAVLVAWLAKLDLDQPKGWILEFPEAFSLADIGSFPGWLVFLTVGVFYGYLIWLAARAARTYPLEEG; from the coding sequence GTGGGAGGCGGTCCCGGCGCGGTGGCCGGTACGGGCCTGACCGACGTGAGTTACAGCACGAACACCGCCAACGCCCTGATTCACCTGTACCGCGCCGAGGTCGGCAAGATGACCGCGTACCGGCAGCGGCTGGACATGACCACCAACTGGTCGGTCGTCACGACCGCCGGTCTGGCGTCCTTCGCGCTGGGGGACGCCACGAACAGTCACGCGACGTTCCTGTTCGCCATGTTCATGAATTACTTCTTCCTGCGCCTGGAGGCGCGGCGGTTCCGGACCTTCGAGATCGCGCACCACCGCGTGCGGATCATGGAACGCTTCTTCTACCCGGCCATGCTGGGCGACCGCGTGGACCCCGGCTGGCATCAGCTGCTGCTGGCCGAACTGAGCAAACCGCGCAGCCCCATGACCCGCGCCGACGCGCTCGGCTGGCGCCTGAACCGCAACTACCTGTGGATCTACACGGCCGTTCTCGTGGCGTGGCTGGCGAAACTGGACCTCGATCAGCCCAAGGGCTGGATCCTGGAATTCCCGGAGGCGTTCTCGCTGGCCGACATCGGCAGTTTTCCCGGCTGGCTGGTGTTCCTGACGGTCGGCGTGTTCTACGGGTACCTGATCTGGCTGGCCGCCCGCGCCGCGCGCACCTACCCGCTGGAAGAAGGCTGA